One genomic segment of Desulfocapsa sulfexigens DSM 10523 includes these proteins:
- the secE gene encoding preprotein translocase subunit SecE, whose product MAKKTKAIKKQDLDKDKKAYFSPAQIRTFIDEVKVEFTKIVWPDKKTTMGLTGVVIVFSILASAYLGSVDMLLGKLIDSVLR is encoded by the coding sequence ATGGCTAAAAAGACAAAGGCAATTAAAAAGCAGGATCTGGATAAAGATAAAAAAGCTTATTTTTCTCCTGCACAAATTCGAACTTTTATAGATGAAGTTAAAGTTGAGTTTACTAAAATTGTCTGGCCTGACAAAAAAACAACAATGGGTTTGACCGGTGTTGTTATTGTGTTCTCAATTCTCGCGTCTGCATACTTGGGCTCTGTTGATATGCTGCTTGGAAAATTGATCGATTCTGTTCTTCGATGA
- the nusG gene encoding transcription termination/antitermination protein NusG, whose product MAINWYILQVHSGFEDKVKLTLEDRIRKEGLEEFFGEILVPTEQVVEMIKGKRKTSERKFFPGYMLVAMDLNDSTWHVLHDNMPRVVGFVGDDENPTPLPEADAQKIIGRIQDGAEAPRPKVIFEIGEAVRVTDGPFANFQGVVEEVFPEKGRVKVMVSIFGRDTPVELEYIQVSNT is encoded by the coding sequence ATGGCAATAAACTGGTACATATTGCAGGTCCATTCGGGCTTTGAAGATAAGGTTAAACTGACACTTGAGGATAGAATCAGGAAAGAAGGTCTCGAAGAGTTTTTCGGTGAGATCCTCGTTCCAACCGAGCAGGTTGTCGAAATGATAAAGGGAAAAAGAAAAACCTCTGAAAGGAAGTTTTTTCCCGGATATATGCTAGTGGCTATGGATCTCAATGATTCCACCTGGCATGTACTTCATGATAATATGCCTCGTGTTGTTGGCTTTGTTGGTGATGATGAAAATCCGACGCCACTTCCAGAAGCAGATGCTCAGAAAATTATTGGTCGAATTCAGGATGGTGCAGAAGCACCTCGGCCAAAGGTTATTTTTGAGATTGGAGAAGCCGTTCGCGTTACTGACGGTCCTTTTGCGAACTTCCAGGGTGTTGTTGAGGAAGTTTTTCCTGAAAAAGGCCGTGTTAAAGTGATGGTCTCCATCTTTGGCAGGGATACTCCTGTTGAGCTTGAGTATATTCAGGTTTCAAATACCTGA